The sequence GGACGCAGGTCGACCTGCCGCGCGGGGTGCCGTCAGGCCTTGCGGATGCGGAGCGGCTGCTGAAATCGATCCCCAAGATCAGCTTCAACTACTTCACGTCCAAGGACGTGGTACGGCACCCGCTGGTGGCGGCCATCATCGAAGCCTACGAGGCAGACCTGGGCACCGGGTGATGCACAGCACTGCCCTTGGCCTGCCTGCGCGGAACGAACGCGGTGGATGAACTTTCCGTGATAATCGAGGATGCGCGCTGGGAGGCGCTGGACCTCGACTCCCTCGCGGCAAAAGCGATCGGCGCGGCGCTGGCGGATCGTGGTCTGGACCCCGACGGCTGCGAGGTCACCGTGCTGGCCTGCGACGACGACCGCATCGCGGTCCTGAACGGCGACTTCCGCGACAAGCCGGTTCCGACCAACGTGCTGAGCTGGCCCGCCGAGGACCGCGCGCCCGGCACGCCCGGCGATATTCCGCGCCCGCCCCGGCCGGGCATTGACGGGCTGTGCGAACTCGGCGACATCGCGATCAGCTATGACACCTGCGACCGCGAGGCGCAGGCGGCGCGCAGGCCGATGTCGGAACATGTTGCGCATCTGCTCGTTCACGGTGTGCTGCATCTTTTGGGCTACGACCACGAAACCGATGCCGACGCGGCCCTTATGGAGGGGCTCGAGGTCAAAATACTTGGCAAAATGGGTCTGGATGACCCATATAGGGAATGAAGGGGCGATGCCCGATACTCTTAGACAGGACCCAATGGGCGACACAGACGGATCTTCTACCGCAGCGCATAGCGCGCTTGACGAAGAAAATTTCGAGGAACACGACGACAGCCACGCCAGACAGGGCAGCTTTTTCTCGCGTGTGATCGGGGCGCTCAGCCCCTCGGATTCAGATGAGGACGACGATGTGACGCCACCACCGGTGGATCGTGTCAGCACGCGCGGGATGATGAACCTGCGTCGCATGCGGGTCGACGACGTGTCGATCCCCAAGGCGGACATCATCGCCGTCCCCGTGACGGCATCGCTG is a genomic window of Sulfitobacter alexandrii containing:
- the ybeY gene encoding rRNA maturation RNase YbeY, with the protein product MDELSVIIEDARWEALDLDSLAAKAIGAALADRGLDPDGCEVTVLACDDDRIAVLNGDFRDKPVPTNVLSWPAEDRAPGTPGDIPRPPRPGIDGLCELGDIAISYDTCDREAQAARRPMSEHVAHLLVHGVLHLLGYDHETDADAALMEGLEVKILGKMGLDDPYRE